A single region of the Dunckerocampus dactyliophorus isolate RoL2022-P2 chromosome 3, RoL_Ddac_1.1, whole genome shotgun sequence genome encodes:
- the LOC129178612 gene encoding fibulin-7 isoform X2 translates to MFVSVTTLVTLLGLCTLHPTSGQDCSSRLELQGSLKQIQKLLSAHEASYLQNLRNLKKKINQLQSSTGKHSTKTVNSTCPKPDVPVNGRKLGKSHTVGHEVHFLCDPGYELVGSESRVCQESLSWSGQQAACRGWAGETCQSRVPTFFATITNTSAYTSAAASTVATDTAGTFVHPSSCSTVQGTTHCTCEPGYTISGRDSTTCTDIDECELFHNGQAGRLCLHTCVNTAGGYRCSCPAGYNVTRDGRSCKDIDECATRQNNCTKDQTCINTYGGFQCVRVECPKISHAFYVKTSPMRCERNPCPVDNKLCSQAPNSFSYHYLAVVSNLSAPRVMFRVSALRPMGDTLRFSLLGGRQVRRHFTVQRSDRLTGQLMLSSPVQGPATLEAEVEMSELERRVQLGRYITKVTMFVSQYEF, encoded by the exons ATGTTTGTATCGGTTACAACTCTCGTCACTTTGCTGGGCCTCTGTACACTGCATCCTACTTCTGGACAG GACTGTTCAAGCAGACTGGAATTACAAGGATCCCTGAAGCAGATCCAGAAGCTTCTCTCAGCTCATGAAGCCTCCTACTTGCAGAATCTACGCAAcctgaagaaaaaaattaacCAGCTTCAGAGCAGCACAGGAAAGCACTCTACAAAAACCGTCAATA GTACCTGCCCAAAGCCGGATGTGCCCGtcaatgggaggaaactgggcAAATCACACACCGTGGGCCATGAGGTTCATTTTTTATGTGACCCCGGCTATGAACTAGTGGGATCAGAGAGCAGAGTCTGTCAGGAGAGTCTGAGCTGGTCTGGCCAGCAGGCGGCCTGCAGAG GCTGGGCTGGAGAAACCTGCCAAAGCCGTGTGCCAACAT TCTTTGCCACCATTACAAACACCTCCGCCTAcacttctgctgctgcttctaCGGTGGCAACAGACACAGCTGGGACTTTTGTGCATCCATCAAGCTGCAGCACTGTGCAGGGGACCACCCACTGTACATGTGAGCCAGGATACACCATCTCCGGTAGAGACAGCACCACTTGCACCG ACATTGATGAATGTGAGCTGTTCCATAATGGACAGGCGGGGAGACTGTGTTTACACACATGCGTTAACACCGCTGGAGGTTACCGCTGTTCCTGTCCTGCTGGATATAATGTGACCCGTGATGGGCGCAGCTGTAAAG aCATTGATGAGTGTGCCACCAGACAGAACAACTGCACCAAGGACCAGACGTGCATTAACACATACGGAGGATTCCAGTGTGTTCGTGTAGAATGTCCCAAAATCTCTCATGCGTTTTATGTCAAAACATCACCAAT GCGCTGTGAACGCAATCCCTGCCCTGTGGATAACAAGCTGTGCTCTCAAGCTCCAAATTCCTTCTCCTACCATTACCTGGCTGTCGTATCCAACCTGTCAGCTCCCCGTGTCATGTTCCGGGTTTCAGCGTTGCGTCCGATGGGTGACACGCTTCGCTTCTCCTTGCTGGGTGGAAGGCAAGTTCGCCGCCACTTTACAGTCCAGCGTTCAGATCGTCTGACAGGTCAGCTGATGCTGAGCAGCCCAGTGCAGGGTCCTGCCACTCTGGAGGCTGAAGTAGAGATGAGCGAACTGGAGAGACGAGTCCAACTGGGGAGGTACATCACCAAAGTCACTATGTTTGTTTCCCAGTATGAGTTCTAA
- the kif7 gene encoding kinesin-like protein kif7 translates to MSPKVPGGQGRGEYSSVQVAVRVRPLLPKEILHCHETCITLDSELQRVTLGHDRHFLCDFLLEETCCQEEVYSVSVQPLIDSFFQGFNATVFAYGQTGSGKTYTIGEANISSFRDEEQGIIPRAVADVFKLLDENDLTEFSVRVSYLEVYKEEFKDLLEVETASKDIHIREDKGNIVLCGVKECEVEGLDEVLSLLESGNTARHTGATQMNPNSSRSHTIFTLYMDQRRGSSRLYGNATSNGSQILSSKFHFVDLAGSERILRTGNTGERLKESIQINSGLLALGNVIGALGDPKRKGSHIPYRDSKITRILKDSLGGNSKTLMIACVSPSSSDFDESLNTLNYATRARNIQNRATVNCKREPDRVEGLEQQIKALRRALENRHRSETRIISHADPNRRLRLGEGEISRLQVQSAHYRTCTDTAYRLLRELQSEGALTAEQTLKVKEWICSVEEEQSRLTTASGPDSGIENSSTEESVALKRERPSMNNQDTDTLEERWSYEHDCVKDGEKDEHAVARLQAQVLHLERENTDFLAALEDAMEQYKLQSDKLQEQQDLIAELQCLLSNPGLHGLGLNLCSRPHTAPMGSMQHNLNGGLQVTNQDVCLYEEQKTSDGAEIHGVEEEGSQSNLARVRRRQVNQTWTKKDILSVGRAVIGKGPISQLPEPNQHSSLARKASSASMGETSVRDVLRGFEGVSEWGLLQAQQKIRELSVTIRMKEELIKELVKTGKDAQSLNRQYSHKITALESEALQARQELQEAQRQLQDLERQEREISTTDKTRAQECRRKIAAAQSKVQVLSQRQRDTAHLANLPAQSERRVLELERSVQSMRQQQELLQRRLRQESQQKRRLETEMQRRTHRVKELEIKNEQQQKILKIKTEEIAAFQRQRRSGSNGSVISLEEQQKIEEQKRWLDEEMERVLEQRRGLEDLEGELTKREEILAKKEALLQERSGLETKRLRSSQALSKDLVTLTGRIETLERELSERNGLLRSSSAQDSQQIRQEISNLRQEKDSLLKQRVELDDKLRQGNLLSPEEERTLFQLDEAIEALDAAIEYKNEAITQRQRQLRASASMLSQWEMNLMAKLSYLSASETRALLCKYFDKVVSLREEERKLQLALAELEMQLDEKQQLVQWLENALDRTQLDTDRRLTQQQKEHERSVQLLLQQCREQMDEGLAGRQRQYEGWIHGLSKELNHYKAVNLELGNKLRELCGSVSQPKEQVKVVSSDGKPLGVSSVDIHGGRGTPMTDKPPKSREEMRELVNAPLPSTWRRSSLPTEEPAIMEELWLRTASDVPVNRVVQSGSISPSMPTSLPAVKSRRESRRSSLNIGPLISNTFMEMRKNLA, encoded by the exons ATGTCCCCCAAAGTGCCAGGCGGCCAAGGCAGAGGAGAATATTCTTCAGTTCAAGTTGCGGTCCGAGTGCGTCCGCTGCTGCCTAAAGAGATCCTTCACTGCCATGAGACCTGCatcactctggactctgaactCCAGCGGGTCACCCTGGGTCACGACAGACACTTCCTTTGCGACTTCCTGCTTGAGGAAACCTGCTGCCAAGAGGAGGTGTATTCTGTGTCAGTGCAGCCTCTGATAGATTCTTTCTTCCAAGGCTTCAATGCCACAGTTTTTGCTTATGGTCAGACAGGCTCAGGGAAGACTTACACCATTGGAGAAGCGAATATAT CTTCATTTCGAGATGAAGAGCAGGGCATCATCCCCAGGGCTGTTGCAGATGTCTTCAAGCTGCTGGATGAAAATGACCTTACAGAATTTTCAGTCAGAGTTTCCTACTTAGAGGTCTACAAAGAGGAATTTAAGGACTTACTGGAGGTTGAAACTGCAAGCAAGGACATCCACATCCGAGAAGATAAAGGCAATATTG TCCTGTGTGGTGTAAAGGAGTGTGAAGTGGAGGGTCTTGATGAGGTGTTGAGTTTACTGGAATCGGGAAACACAGCAAGACACACTGGTGCAACCCAAATGAATCCAAACTCAAGCCGCTCCCACACCATTTTCACCTTGTACATGGATCAGCGGCGGGGGAGTTCACGCCTCTATGGAAATGCTACGAGCAACGGATCACAAATATTGTCCtccaagtttcattttgtgGACTTGGCTGGCTCAGAGCGCATCCTGAGGACAGGCAACACTGGCGAGAGGCTTAAGGAAAGCATCCAGATTAACAGTGGCCTTCTTGCGCTGGGGAATGTTATTGGAGCCCTTGGGGACCCAAAAAGGAAAGGCTCTCACATACCATATAGAGATTCTAAAATCACAAG GATCCTTAAAGACTCTCTGggaggaaattccaaaactctGATGATAGCATGCGTCAGCCCATCCTCCTCAGACTTTGATGAAAGTCTTAACACTCTCAACTATGCCACAAGGGCCCGCAATATTCAGAATCGGGCTACGGTCAACTGTAAGCGGGAGCCAGATCGTGTGGAAGGACTGGAGCAACAAATCAAGGCCCTTCGCAGAGCCCTGGAAAACCGCCATCGTTCAGAGACCCGTATCATCTCTCATGCTGATCCTAACAGGAGGTTGCGACTTGGCGAAGGAGAGATCAGTAGGCTGCAAGTCCAAAGTGCACATTATCGGACCTGCACGGACACTGCTTACAG ATTGCTACGCGAGCTGCAGAGTGAAGGCGCCTTGACTGCGGAACAAACTTTGAAAGTGAAGGAGTGGATCTGCTCAGTGGAGGAGGAACAAAGTAGACTGACGACTGCTTCTGGACCAGACAGCGGGATCGAGAACAGCTCCACAGAGGAAAGTGTCGCTTTAAAAAGGGAAAGGCCTTCCATGAACAACCAG GATACAGACACTTTGGAGGAGAGGTGGAGCTATGAGCATGACTGCGTGAAAGATGGAGAGAAGGATGAGCATGCTGTAGCCAGGCTTCAAGCCCAGGTACTGCACCTGGAGAGAGAGAATACAGACTTCCTGGCAGCTCTGGAGGATGCTATGGAACAATATAAGCTGCAG AGTGATAAGCTGCAGGAGCAACAGGACTTGATAGCAGAGTTGCAGTGTCTGCTTTCCAATCCTGGGCTACATGGCCTGGGTCTAAATTTATGTTCACGGCCACACACCGCCCCAATGGGGTCCATGCAACATAACTTGAATGGAGGTTTGCAG GTTACTAATCAGGATGTCTGCCTCTATGAGGAGCAGAAGACCTCAGATGGAGCAGAAATCCATGGAGTCGAAGAAGAGGGAAGTCAGTCAAATCTGGCCAGAGTAAGACGAAG GCAGGTGAACCAAACCTGGACCAAGAAGGACATTCTTTCAGTTGGACGAGCAGTCATAGGCAAAGGGCCCATATCTCAGCTGCCTGAGCCCAACCAGCATTCAAGTTTAGCTAGAAAAGCAT CTAGCGCCAGCATGGGGGAGACATCTGTACGTGACGTGTTGAGAGGCTTCGAAGGTGTTTCCGAATGGGGCCTTCTTCAGGCCCAGCAGAAGATTCGGGAACTGTCAGTCACTATCCGCATGAAAGAGGAACTCATTAAGGAGCTGGTCAAAACGG GTAAGGATGCTCAGTCTTTGAACAGGCAGTACAGTCACAAGATCACAGCTCTAGAAAGTGAGGCATTGCAGGCGCGACAGGAGCTGCAGGAAGCCCAAAGGCAACTTCAGGACCTGGAGAGGCAGGAGAGAGAGATCAGCACCACAGACAAGACCCGTGCTCAGGAATGTCGACGAAAAATAGCGGCAGCTCAAAGCAAAGTTCAG gtTCTCAGTCAGCGCCAGAGGGATACAGCCCATCTTGCGAATTTGCCTGCACAGAGTGAGCGTCGTGTGCTTGAGCTGGAGCGCAGTGTTCAGTCTATGAGGCAACAACAGGAACTTCTACAGAGGCGGCTGCGTCAGGAAAGTCAGCAGAAACGACGTCTGGAGACTGAGATGCAGCGCAGAACTCACAGAGTCAAG GAACTTGAGATAAAGAATGAGCAACAGCAAAAGATCTTAAAGATTAAGACGGAGGAGATTGCTGCCTTCCAGAGGCAAAGACGCAGTGGCAGCAACGGCTCTGTCATCTCGCTGGAGGAGCAACAG AAGATCGAGGAGCAGAAACGTTGGCTGGATGAGGAAATGGAGCGTGTGCTGGAGCAGAGGCGAGGGCTTGAAGATCTAGAAGGAGAGCTCACGAAAAGAGAGGAAATCTTGGCCAAGAAAGAAGCCCTGTTACAGGAACGCAGTGGGCTTGAAACCAAGAGGCTGCGCTCCAGTCAG GCACTGAGTAAGGATCTGGTGACGCTAACAGGACGCATCGAAACGCTGGAGCGCGAGTTGAGTGAGAGGAATGGTCTCCTTCGCAGCAGCAGTGCTCAGGACTCCCAACAGATTCGACAAGAAATCTCCAACCTGCGTCAAGAGAAAGACTCTTTGCTGAAACAAAGAGTGGAGCTGGATGATAAGCTGCGGCAGGGCAACCTGCTCTCACCCGAG GAGGAGCGAACTCTCTTCCAGCTGGATGAAGCCATTGAAGCTCTAGATGCAGCAATCGAGTATAAGAACGAGGCCATCACTCAGAGGCAGAGGCAGCTCAGGGCATCAGCCAGCATGCTCTCCCAATGGGAGATGAATCTCATGGCCAAACTCAGTTACCTGTCTGCCTCTGAGACTCGAGCTCTGCTGTGCAAGTACTTTGACAAG GTGGTGTCTCTGCGCGAGGAGGAGCGGAAGCTGCAGCTAGCTCTCGCTGAGCTAGAAATGCAGTTGGATGAGAAGCAGCAGCTGGTGCAGTGGCTGGAGAACGCTCTAGATCGCACTCAGCTCGACACCGACCGTAGGCTCACTCAGCAGCAGAAGGAGCACGAGAGGAGCGTGCAGCTTTTACTGCAGCAGTGTCGTG AGCAAATGGACGAGGGCCTGGCAGGAAGGCAGCGGCAATATGAGGGGTGGATCCATGGCCTCAGCAAGGAGCTTAACCACTACAAGGCGGTAAATCTGGAACTTGGCAACAAACTCAGGGAGCTCTGTGGCTCAGTCAGCCAGCCGAAGGAGCAAGTCAAAG TGGTGTCATCTGATGGCaaaccactaggtgtcagcagtGTGGATATTCATGGAGGAAGAGGGACTCCAATGACTGACAAACCTCCCAAATCCAGAGAGGAAATGCGGGAGCTGGTGAATGCCCCTCTCCCATCCACATGGAGGCGCTCCTCTCTCCCTACCGAGGAGCCCGCCATCATGGAGGAGCTGTGGCTGCGAACGGCCTCTGACGTTCCTGTCAACCGCGTAGTTCAAAGTGGGTCCATCTCTCCCAGCATGCCAACGTCGCTGCCTGCTGTGAAGTCTCGGCGGGAGTCTCGTCGCAGCAGCCTCAATATCGGACCACTCATTTCAAACACTTTCATGGAAATGCGGAAAAATCTTGCCTGA
- the LOC129178612 gene encoding fibulin-7 isoform X1: MFVSVTTLVTLLGLCTLHPTSGQDCSSRLELQGSLKQIQKLLSAHEASYLQNLRNLKKKINQLQSSTGKHSTKTVNSTCPKPDVPVNGRKLGKSHTVGHEVHFLCDPGYELVGSESRVCQESLSWSGQQAACREINECASIPCLNGGTCLDEINQFSCICPKGWAGETCQSRVPTFFATITNTSAYTSAAASTVATDTAGTFVHPSSCSTVQGTTHCTCEPGYTISGRDSTTCTDIDECELFHNGQAGRLCLHTCVNTAGGYRCSCPAGYNVTRDGRSCKDIDECATRQNNCTKDQTCINTYGGFQCVRVECPKISHAFYVKTSPMRCERNPCPVDNKLCSQAPNSFSYHYLAVVSNLSAPRVMFRVSALRPMGDTLRFSLLGGRQVRRHFTVQRSDRLTGQLMLSSPVQGPATLEAEVEMSELERRVQLGRYITKVTMFVSQYEF, translated from the exons ATGTTTGTATCGGTTACAACTCTCGTCACTTTGCTGGGCCTCTGTACACTGCATCCTACTTCTGGACAG GACTGTTCAAGCAGACTGGAATTACAAGGATCCCTGAAGCAGATCCAGAAGCTTCTCTCAGCTCATGAAGCCTCCTACTTGCAGAATCTACGCAAcctgaagaaaaaaattaacCAGCTTCAGAGCAGCACAGGAAAGCACTCTACAAAAACCGTCAATA GTACCTGCCCAAAGCCGGATGTGCCCGtcaatgggaggaaactgggcAAATCACACACCGTGGGCCATGAGGTTCATTTTTTATGTGACCCCGGCTATGAACTAGTGGGATCAGAGAGCAGAGTCTGTCAGGAGAGTCTGAGCTGGTCTGGCCAGCAGGCGGCCTGCAGAG AAATCAACGAGTGTGCATCCATCCCATGCCTGAATGGTGGAACATGCTTGGAtgaaattaatcagttttcttGCATCTGTCCCAAAGGCTGGGCTGGAGAAACCTGCCAAAGCCGTGTGCCAACAT TCTTTGCCACCATTACAAACACCTCCGCCTAcacttctgctgctgcttctaCGGTGGCAACAGACACAGCTGGGACTTTTGTGCATCCATCAAGCTGCAGCACTGTGCAGGGGACCACCCACTGTACATGTGAGCCAGGATACACCATCTCCGGTAGAGACAGCACCACTTGCACCG ACATTGATGAATGTGAGCTGTTCCATAATGGACAGGCGGGGAGACTGTGTTTACACACATGCGTTAACACCGCTGGAGGTTACCGCTGTTCCTGTCCTGCTGGATATAATGTGACCCGTGATGGGCGCAGCTGTAAAG aCATTGATGAGTGTGCCACCAGACAGAACAACTGCACCAAGGACCAGACGTGCATTAACACATACGGAGGATTCCAGTGTGTTCGTGTAGAATGTCCCAAAATCTCTCATGCGTTTTATGTCAAAACATCACCAAT GCGCTGTGAACGCAATCCCTGCCCTGTGGATAACAAGCTGTGCTCTCAAGCTCCAAATTCCTTCTCCTACCATTACCTGGCTGTCGTATCCAACCTGTCAGCTCCCCGTGTCATGTTCCGGGTTTCAGCGTTGCGTCCGATGGGTGACACGCTTCGCTTCTCCTTGCTGGGTGGAAGGCAAGTTCGCCGCCACTTTACAGTCCAGCGTTCAGATCGTCTGACAGGTCAGCTGATGCTGAGCAGCCCAGTGCAGGGTCCTGCCACTCTGGAGGCTGAAGTAGAGATGAGCGAACTGGAGAGACGAGTCCAACTGGGGAGGTACATCACCAAAGTCACTATGTTTGTTTCCCAGTATGAGTTCTAA